The following coding sequences lie in one Arachis hypogaea cultivar Tifrunner chromosome 4, arahy.Tifrunner.gnm2.J5K5, whole genome shotgun sequence genomic window:
- the LOC112797975 gene encoding zinc finger protein CONSTANS-LIKE 2 yields the protein MLDEDTNANTTSWAPRVCDTCRSAPCAVFCRADSAYLCASCDARVHAANTLASRHERVWVCEACERAPAAFLCKADAASLCSSCDADIHSANPLASRHQRVPIGPMYGPPSVPVTGTNGEFVGMVEDEEDEDDDEEEAASWLLLNNTNTTAAVTAGTNNNHNNSNSSNNNQNHHHHQQQSNNNGFLFGGEVDEYLDLVDCNSCGDDDNNHHHSNNNNNHFAVDGVDHRYGYQQQYGGGGGGQKSYGGGGGGDSVVPVQHFQLGLEFEPSKAGYNYNASISQSVSVSSMEVGVVPESSISNGSICHSRPPKGTIDLFSGPTPMQMSSHLTPMDREARVLRYREKKKTRKFEKTIRYASRKAYAETRPRIKGRFAKRTDVEAEVDQMFSTPLITEVGYGIVPSF from the exons ATGTTGGACGAAGATACCAACGCCAACACCACCTCCTGGGCGCCGCGCGTGTGCGACACCTGCCGCTCTGCCCCATGTGCGGTCTTCTGCCGCGCTGACTCCGCGTATCTGTGCGCGTCATGCGACGCGCGCGTGCACGCGGCCAACACCTTGGCCTCGCGCCACGAGCGCGTGTGGGTATGCGAGGCCTGCGAACGCGCCCCGGCAGCGTTCCTTTGTAAGGCGGATGCAGCGTCGCTCTGTTCTTCCTGCGACGCTGACATCCACTCGGCTAACCCTCTGGCGAGTCGTCACCAGAGGGTGCCAATTGGACCTATGTACGGCCCACCATCCGTCCCAGTTACTGGGACGAATGGTGAGTTCGTTGGGATGGTTGAAgacgaagaagatgaagatgatgacgAAGAAGAAGCTGCTTCTTGGTTGTTGTTGAACAACACCAACACCACGGCCGCCGTCACGGCCGGCACCAACAACAACCATAATAACAgtaacagcagcaacaacaaccagAATCAccatcatcaccaacaacagagtAATAATAATGGTTTCTTGTTTGGTGGTGAGGTTGACGAGTATTTGGACCTTGTGGATTGTAATTCTTGTGGTGATGACGATAACAATCATCATCacagcaacaataacaataaccacTTTGCGGTTGATGGTGTTGATCATCGTTATGGTTATCAGCAGCAGTATGGTGGAGGTGGCGGTGGTCAGAAGAGCTATGGTGGTGGCGGCGGCGGAGATAGTGTGGTGCCGGTTCAGCATTTTCAACTTGGTTTGGAGTTTGAGCCTTCCAAAGCTGGCTACAATTACAATGCTTCTATTAGTCAAAGT GTATCAGTTTCATCAATGGAAGTTGGAGTAGTGCCAGAATCATCAATCAGCAATGGATCAATTTGCCATTCAAGACCACCAAAGGGAACAATTGACCTATTTTCAGGACCTACCCCAATGCAAATGAGTTCACATCTCACTCCAATGGACAGAGAAGCCAGAGTCCTAAGGtatagagagaagaagaagacaagAAAATTCGAGAAGACCATAAGGTATGCATCAAGAAAGGCCTATGCAGAGACTCGGCCGCGAATCAAAGGTCGATTCGCCAAGAGAACAGATGTTGAAGCTGAAGTTGATCAGATGTTCTCCACACCATTGATTACAGAAGTTGGTTATGGCATTGTTCCTTCATTCTGA